A region of the Leeuwenhoekiella sp. MAR_2009_132 genome:
TAGCTAATCGTATGAGTTCTTTCGCATCGTCTGTAGTGATTTTATTGGGATCAGATAGTTTGCCCGAAGCGAGGGTAAACAGTTTTGCCAGACTCATTTTATTCTGGGTAATCGTTCCGGTTTTGTCAGTACATATTACAGTAGCGCTGCCTAAAGTTTCTACTGTTTTCATCTGTTTTACAATAATTCCCATTTTCATCAGACGCCAGGCGCCAAGGGCCATAAATGTGGTAAATGCTACGGGAATTTCTTCCGGTAGTATACTCATTGCCAGAGTTAAGGCTTTTAATAAGCTTGAAGAAAAACTATGAGAATCGAGATAATTAATTACCCAAACAATAAGAAAAATAAGCGCACCCGCAATAACCATTTTCTTTACAAAACTGTTAATCTGTCGTTCGAGTGGTGTTTTTTCTTCGGTTATATTTTCAAGACTCTTACCTATTTTACCCAGCCTGGTTGCGTTTCCAATAGCAGTGATTTTTATAATTGCTAACCCACTGATTACAGTGGTGCCTCTAAAAACCAGGTTTTTATCTTCACCAGTATCTTTACTTACAGATAACGATTCTCCAGTAAGAATAGACTCGTCTACCGTAAAGTCATTTGAGTGTATAATTTTACCATCTGCAGCCACGGCAGTGCCTTCTTCTATGATGAGACAATCACCTAAAACAAGATCTTCACTTTTAACTTCCTGAGTCTCCCCGTTACGTATAACGTTGCAGGTGGGTTGTGTAAGATCTTTTAATTTTTCAAGTGCATTTCTACTTCGGGAATCCTGATACAATGATATGCCGGCAACTAAAATAATAGCTGCGGCCATAAAGATACCATCGCCCGTATTACCGCTAATAAAATAGATAGAAGATGTCGCGAGTAGCAAAATAATCATGGGTTCTTTTACGATGCTTTTTACGGCATCAACAAAGCCATTTTCTTTCCTATATGCTAATCGGTTATTTCCACTATTCTTGCGGGATTCAAGAACCTCATAATCTGATAAACCTTTAATATTAAAATTATTAGTAAGCATACATAAAGTTATACCTTAATTTTTGTGAACTCTTAATATTTTAAATTTTTTGAATGTTCTACACAAAAAATTTGACCAATTGAGATTAAATGGAAGTTTTCAAATATGCCTTCTCGTATTCAAATCTTAGTCTTAGGATATTATGTTATAGATTCCTTGTGTTTGCTACCGGCGAAGAGTAATCGTATTGTCTTCTTTATATACAAATTGTCTAGTTCTTTTTCCATTTCCAATTGCGGATTTCAGGTAAGTCTTCCCCGTGTTCAATAATATAGGCGCTGTGCTTAACCAGTTTTTCCTGTAACATCATTTTTAAGGCTTCCCCTTTTTCACCCAACTCAGGCAAACGATCTACCACGTCGATAGCCAGATGAAACCGGTCTAAATCGTTAGCCACTAGATTGTCAAAAAATGTCGTGATAGTACCTTCTTCTTTATACCCTCTTACATGCATATTGGCATGGTTTGTACGGCGATAGGTAAGTGTATGTACGAGTTTAGGATAGCCGTGAAAAGCAAACACAATAGGTTTGTCTGCAGTAAAATAGCCATCAAACTCCTTATCAGTCAATCCGTGAGGATGCTCGGTATTTGACTCTAATTTCATCAAATCGACTATGTTTACCACTCTTACATTGACCTCAGGCAAGTACTCTCTCAAAATAGAAACAGCTGCAAGCGACTCTAGTGTGGGCACATCCCCACAGCTTGCCATCACCACATCAGGATTTGTACCGTGGTAGGTACTCGCCCACGTCCAAACGCTGATACCGCGCGTACAATGTGCTATAGCGTCTTCCATATTTAACCACTGCGGAGCCAGATATTTACCTGCAATAATCACATTTACATAGTGACGGCTTCTTAAGCAATGATCGGTTACAGAAAGTAAGCAGTTTGCATCAGGCGGAAGATATACCCTTGCTATTGATGCTTTTTTATTGACCACATGGTCAATAAAACCGGGATCCTGATGGGTATCTCCATTATGTGCTTGCTGCCACACATGTGAGGCCAGCAAGTAGTTTAAGGAAGCTATTTTCTTTCTCCAAGGGATTCGTGCACTCACTTTTAACCACTTTGCGTGCTGATTAAACATGGAATCAACTATATGAATAAAGGCTTCATAACTC
Encoded here:
- a CDS encoding HAD-IC family P-type ATPase, encoding MLTNNFNIKGLSDYEVLESRKNSGNNRLAYRKENGFVDAVKSIVKEPMIILLLATSSIYFISGNTGDGIFMAAAIILVAGISLYQDSRSRNALEKLKDLTQPTCNVIRNGETQEVKSEDLVLGDCLIIEEGTAVAADGKIIHSNDFTVDESILTGESLSVSKDTGEDKNLVFRGTTVISGLAIIKITAIGNATRLGKIGKSLENITEEKTPLERQINSFVKKMVIAGALIFLIVWVINYLDSHSFSSSLLKALTLAMSILPEEIPVAFTTFMALGAWRLMKMGIIVKQMKTVETLGSATVICTDKTGTITQNKMSLAKLFTLASGKLSDPNKITTDDAKELIRLAMWASEPIPFDPMEIALHKVYKETTSIDERTSFKMVHEYPLGGKPPMMTHIFEDASGNRIVAAKGAPEAMMQVATLKDADKKQIEEALAIITAEGFRVLGVGEAHFEGTNYPVSNKSFSLHLKVLWHFTIRQRKTYQMYWKPFIQRGSLLKLLQVIMQQPRLPLLNK